One window from the genome of Cyclobacterium amurskyense encodes:
- a CDS encoding sialidase family protein — protein sequence MMQKATIFLFFVIISLLSQSVYSQANSSFLDPPKVFPFSEYESRHNLESRKFSGISSLAIDEKNGDFYAVWYAGISPDEDENNYVVLSSSSDKGETWNEMLVVDPDGGGMVRAFDPEVWVDPLGKVWVFWAQAVDKDAKIGGVWAIIGEKSGNGPIEWAAPRRLTDGVMMCKPFVMNDGNWVLPASTWRETDNSAKMVVSNDQGKTWKVRGGVHVPKEFRSFDEHHFIEKNDGKLWALLRTKYGIGESYSSDSGKTWSDLKESQLAHPSARFFIRRLQSGNLLLVKHGPISIKTKRSHLMAFISKDDGATWSRGLLLDERINVSYPDGQQTADGTIYITYDRNRTIDQQLLMTHFKEEDIFNEAYDEQMVEIYNNRRIISTKKD from the coding sequence ATGATGCAAAAAGCAACCATTTTTCTATTTTTTGTGATTATATCTTTGCTTTCACAATCAGTGTACAGTCAGGCAAATAGCTCGTTTTTGGATCCTCCTAAGGTGTTTCCGTTTTCAGAGTATGAATCCCGGCATAACTTGGAGAGCCGAAAGTTTTCAGGTATTTCTTCCTTAGCTATTGATGAGAAAAATGGAGATTTTTATGCAGTCTGGTACGCAGGGATTAGTCCCGATGAAGATGAAAATAACTATGTCGTTCTTTCCTCTAGCTCAGACAAAGGAGAGACTTGGAATGAAATGTTAGTTGTAGATCCCGATGGTGGAGGGATGGTGAGAGCATTTGACCCTGAAGTTTGGGTAGACCCATTGGGTAAGGTGTGGGTGTTTTGGGCACAAGCAGTGGATAAAGACGCGAAAATAGGTGGAGTATGGGCCATTATTGGAGAAAAGTCCGGTAACGGGCCAATTGAATGGGCTGCCCCAAGAAGATTGACGGATGGAGTGATGATGTGTAAACCATTCGTAATGAACGATGGAAATTGGGTTTTACCGGCATCTACCTGGAGGGAAACTGATAATAGCGCTAAAATGGTAGTCTCAAATGACCAAGGAAAGACCTGGAAGGTACGTGGAGGAGTGCATGTACCCAAAGAATTCAGGTCTTTTGATGAGCATCACTTTATTGAAAAAAATGATGGTAAACTATGGGCACTGTTAAGGACAAAGTATGGGATTGGAGAAAGTTATTCTAGTGATTCTGGGAAGACTTGGTCTGACCTTAAGGAATCCCAATTAGCACATCCTAGTGCTAGATTTTTTATTCGCCGTTTACAATCAGGAAACCTACTATTGGTAAAACATGGACCAATTTCCATCAAAACCAAAAGAAGTCATTTAATGGCATTTATCTCTAAAGATGATGGAGCAACTTGGTCAAGAGGGCTTTTGTTGGATGAAAGGATTAATGTCTCTTATCCTGATGGGCAACAAACTGCTGATGGTACTATTTATATTACCTACGACCGCAATAGAACAATTGACCAACAGCTTTTAATGACCCATTTTAAAGAGGAGGACATTTTTAATGAGGCTTACGATGAACAAATGGTGGAAATTTATAATAATAGAAGAATCATCAGTACGAAAAAAGATTAG
- a CDS encoding Gfo/Idh/MocA family protein: MNPLKLDRRKFIKGSTAFATLASVGVPSMAFSAKAKKYKVGLIGTGWYGKSDLFRLIQVADIDVIGIADPDSHLLDEAGKLISQRQKSGKTPKKYKHYRKMLDENELDIVLVGSPDHWHALHAIDAIHSGAHVYLQKPISVDVMEGEAILAAARKHNKVVQIGTQRRSTPHLVEAKKNIVDKGLLGKVSHAEMCCYYHMRANGSPEIQPVPDFFDYDLWVGPGPMRPFDGLPHRRWWRTMMEYSNGITGDMCVHMFDAVRWTLGLGWPKSVYATGGIYVQKGGKSTIADTQTATFHYDDLDCVWNHRSWGTPQDPEYPWAYIIYGDKGTLKASVMKYEFIPQGKGETIKGDVVFEKEKYPEDLKEKDIELQAAPATRAHMKNFIQAIEQGGRPVADIEEGHISTASCIMANMSMKLGRPLTYDPQKRVIVGDEEATRLLTRKYRAPFMHPDPNEV; this comes from the coding sequence ATGAACCCATTAAAGTTAGACCGAAGAAAATTTATCAAAGGAAGCACCGCTTTTGCCACCTTGGCCAGTGTAGGAGTGCCATCAATGGCCTTCTCCGCAAAGGCTAAAAAATACAAAGTAGGATTGATTGGCACTGGATGGTATGGGAAAAGTGATCTTTTCAGACTTATCCAAGTGGCAGACATAGATGTTATAGGTATAGCTGACCCTGATTCCCATTTACTAGATGAGGCAGGCAAACTGATAAGTCAGAGACAAAAGTCAGGTAAAACACCAAAAAAATACAAGCACTACCGGAAAATGCTCGATGAAAATGAGCTTGATATTGTTTTGGTAGGAAGTCCTGATCATTGGCATGCACTTCATGCAATAGATGCCATCCACTCCGGTGCACATGTATACCTACAAAAACCCATTAGTGTGGATGTAATGGAAGGTGAAGCAATTTTAGCTGCAGCCAGAAAACACAATAAAGTGGTGCAAATAGGCACCCAAAGAAGAAGTACACCTCACCTTGTTGAAGCGAAAAAGAACATTGTTGATAAAGGGTTATTAGGTAAAGTTTCTCATGCGGAAATGTGTTGCTATTATCATATGAGAGCCAATGGCAGCCCTGAAATTCAACCCGTACCTGATTTTTTCGACTATGACCTATGGGTAGGCCCTGGCCCTATGAGGCCTTTTGACGGTCTTCCTCATAGAAGATGGTGGCGCACCATGATGGAATACAGCAATGGAATCACTGGTGACATGTGTGTTCATATGTTTGATGCGGTTCGATGGACGCTTGGATTGGGTTGGCCAAAAAGTGTATATGCTACTGGTGGCATATACGTTCAAAAAGGGGGTAAATCTACCATTGCAGATACCCAAACAGCTACCTTTCACTACGATGACTTGGATTGTGTTTGGAACCATCGCTCCTGGGGAACTCCTCAAGACCCAGAATACCCATGGGCCTATATAATCTATGGAGACAAAGGCACCCTAAAAGCCTCCGTTATGAAATATGAATTTATTCCACAAGGTAAAGGCGAGACCATAAAGGGTGATGTGGTTTTTGAAAAAGAAAAGTACCCTGAAGACCTCAAGGAAAAGGACATTGAACTTCAAGCTGCACCAGCTACTAGGGCCCACATGAAAAACTTTATTCAAGCTATTGAACAGGGTGGAAGACCTGTTGCTGATATTGAAGAAGGGCATATTTCTACCGCCAGCTGTATCATGGCCAATATGTCTATGAAATTAGGAAGGCCATTGACTTATGATCCTCAGAAGAGAGTAATTGTCGGTGACGAAGAAGCCACGCGACTCTTAACCAGAAAATACCGAGCGCCTTTTATGCACCCAGATCCAAATGAAGTATGA
- a CDS encoding Gfo/Idh/MocA family protein has translation MKSPKNENQENSRRSFIKNAAIASSIAFVPRHVLGGVGFTAPSDQLNIAAIGAGGKGASDIKNASVNGRERIIALCDVDFNGSAKRSVENFPKAKLYADFREMLDKEKDIDAVTISTPDHVHGPAASYAMQRGVHVYVQKPMTHNIQEARMLTQMARDKKIVTQMGNQGGSNPLLNMVQGWIDSDKIGKVSKVQVWTNRPVWPQGIPFPKPEPSKKPDNLNWDLWLGPAEYIPYTPNLHPFNWRGWWDYGTGALGDVGCHLIDIPFRTLGLKYPTDAECSVASIYTDMWTADYYPKSCPPASFITLHFDATTKSRSPIEMTWSDGGIKPSHPDIIPADSDIGGRDSANGVLIIGEKGIISTNINDSSPLMPKLYLNDGTTDFGPEVEKSDEPEYGHQRKWVDACKAGFNSPEHKALTSSFDYAGPMTETVLMGNLATRSYMLQRENSAGKAEFFGRKKLLWDGENMRITNLEEANQFVGRNHREGFKV, from the coding sequence ATGAAATCACCAAAAAATGAGAATCAGGAGAATTCCAGACGTTCTTTTATTAAGAATGCTGCGATAGCTTCTTCAATTGCGTTCGTTCCCAGGCATGTTTTGGGTGGCGTAGGATTTACGGCTCCTAGTGACCAGTTGAATATAGCAGCCATTGGAGCTGGAGGTAAAGGTGCCAGTGACATTAAAAATGCTTCAGTTAACGGTAGAGAGCGAATTATAGCATTGTGTGATGTAGATTTCAACGGATCTGCAAAACGCTCCGTTGAAAACTTCCCTAAAGCCAAGCTTTATGCAGATTTCAGGGAAATGCTGGACAAAGAAAAGGACATTGATGCGGTAACCATTTCTACTCCCGATCATGTTCATGGTCCGGCAGCTTCTTATGCCATGCAAAGAGGAGTGCATGTGTATGTGCAAAAGCCAATGACTCATAATATTCAGGAAGCCAGAATGCTCACGCAAATGGCTAGAGATAAGAAAATTGTAACCCAAATGGGAAACCAGGGTGGTTCTAATCCGCTTTTGAACATGGTTCAAGGTTGGATCGATAGTGATAAAATTGGTAAGGTATCTAAAGTACAGGTTTGGACCAACAGACCTGTATGGCCTCAAGGAATTCCATTTCCTAAACCAGAACCTTCCAAAAAACCTGACAATTTAAACTGGGACCTGTGGTTAGGCCCTGCAGAATACATTCCTTACACCCCAAATCTTCATCCATTCAACTGGAGAGGCTGGTGGGATTATGGAACTGGTGCTTTGGGAGATGTGGGATGTCACTTGATTGATATACCTTTCAGAACATTAGGATTGAAGTATCCAACTGATGCTGAATGTAGTGTAGCTTCTATCTACACAGATATGTGGACAGCAGATTATTACCCAAAAAGTTGTCCACCAGCTTCATTCATTACCCTTCATTTTGATGCTACTACCAAAAGTAGGTCGCCAATAGAAATGACCTGGAGTGATGGAGGTATCAAACCATCTCATCCGGATATTATCCCTGCTGACAGTGATATTGGAGGAAGAGACAGTGCCAATGGTGTATTGATAATCGGAGAGAAAGGAATCATTTCTACCAATATAAATGATAGCTCTCCATTGATGCCTAAGTTGTATTTGAATGATGGAACAACTGACTTTGGTCCTGAAGTTGAAAAATCAGATGAACCAGAATATGGTCACCAACGCAAATGGGTGGATGCTTGTAAAGCAGGATTCAATAGCCCTGAACACAAAGCGTTAACGTCCTCTTTTGACTATGCAGGTCCAATGACTGAAACAGTCTTGATGGGTAACCTTGCCACTAGAAGTTATATGCTTCAAAGAGAAAATAGTGCAGGTAAAGCTGAATTCTTCGGAAGGAAAAAGCTATTGTGGGATGGTGAAAACATGAGAATTACCAACTTAGAAGAAGCCAACCAATTTGTAGGTAGAAATCACAGAGAAGGATTTAAGGTTTGA
- a CDS encoding VF530 family protein yields MVFIFIFGTMTDEKEKQPNNPLHGIRLVDVLDYLVQKYGFKELGERIKIRCFTNNPTLKSSLTFLRKTPWAREKVEELYIMTKNRESAN; encoded by the coding sequence ATGGTTTTTATTTTTATTTTTGGTACAATGACAGATGAAAAAGAAAAACAGCCAAATAATCCTTTGCACGGAATCCGACTAGTGGATGTCTTAGATTATTTGGTACAAAAATACGGTTTTAAGGAATTGGGAGAGCGGATTAAAATTCGCTGCTTTACAAACAATCCAACACTCAAATCTTCTTTGACTTTTTTAAGAAAAACGCCATGGGCAAGGGAAAAGGTAGAGGAGCTTTATATAATGACTAAGAATAGAGAATCAGCGAACTGA